Proteins from one Salarias fasciatus unplaced genomic scaffold, fSalaFa1.1, whole genome shotgun sequence genomic window:
- the LOC115384895 gene encoding LOW QUALITY PROTEIN: scavenger receptor cysteine-rich type 1 protein M130-like (The sequence of the model RefSeq protein was modified relative to this genomic sequence to represent the inferred CDS: substituted 2 bases at 2 genomic stop codons), protein VGGSSGCSGELELKLLGEWRPVDDYGWNLKLLTAVYRVRLLNGSSRCSGRLQVKTNPSDQTWSSVCEADLDLQDAQVVCRELGCGAPSVLQGALYGDVQTPRWSPEFQCGGHESALLDCRSSGSARSSCSPGKAAGLTCSGDEVRLVGGASRCAGSLELKVLGEXRPVEGDGFTLXAAALICEHLNCGSAVSVQPTDVSHQSMWGIDSDCVQSGSDLWSCVDSWSSSVTLKLTCSDGMRLLNGSSRCSGFYCFL, encoded by the exons gtgggaggaagctctggctgttcaggtgAACTGGAGCTGAAACTCCTCGGAGAATGGAGACCAGTGGACGACTATGGCTGGAACCTGAAGTTATTAACTGCAGTCT acagggtgcggctgctgaatggatccagtcgttgttcaggcagactgcaggtgaagactaacccgtctgaccagacctggtcctcagtgtgtgaagcagacctggacctgcaggatgcacaggtggtgtgtcgggagctgggctgcggggctccttcagtcctgcagggggcgctctatggagacgtgcagactcccaggtggagcccagagttccagtgtggaggccatgagtctgctctgctggactgtagaagctcaggctcagctagaagcagctgctcacctggtaaagctgctggactcacctgctcag gggatgaggtcaggttggtgggaggagccagtcgctgtgcaggaagtctggagctgaaagttcTTGGTGAATAGAGACCTGTGGAGGGCGATGGCTTCACCCTGTAggcagcagctctcatctgtgaacatctgaactgtggctctgctgtttctgtacaaCCAACTGATGTGTCACATCAATCTATGTGGGGAATCGACTCGGACTGTGTtcaatctggatctgatctgtggagctgtgtggaTTCATGGAGTTCCTCTGTcaccctgaaactcacctgctcag acgggatgcggctgctgaatggatccagtcgctgttcagg cttctactgtttcctctga